From a region of the Dictyostelium discoideum AX4 chromosome 2 chromosome, whole genome shotgun sequence genome:
- a CDS encoding natural resistance-associated macrophage protein: MNNNNNNKKLNKENLNEIENWNEIELTDYKKQGLDEGTSSNIYLFESNGNVVNGSIEDSPKQQQQQQQQQQQQQQQQQQQQQQQQNIISSDEEIEDKPFQDRDSNIGDGSDIDSSGDSIDIENTDYSILVPFEDEENNNGSKSKFSIKKLKSFLGPALFISVGYMDPGNWATDLEGGSRFGYQLMWVLLFSNIMALFLQTLVIKLALVTKNDLAQQCRKEYSKTVNIFLWLILELAIISTDLAEVIGTAIGLNILFGLPLIAGVAITSLDTLLFLAIQRWGIRKLELLILLLLSMITMCFVIELFLSKPIASEVFSGFVPRLNSDSVMVATGIVGATTMPHNLFLHGSVVKSRKIPNDRRKSVIKQAYRYNVIDTVLALNCAFFVNIAILMLAASVFWKSNIQVTELSEAYRLLTKLMDGKLAAVLFGLGLFLAGQSSTITGTMAGQIVMEGFIKLRIKPWLRRFITRLLAIIPAAIVIIVLGDKGTYTLLIISQVLLSIGLPFAVVPLIIFTSSYEIMGEFKNRLSIIIINSIIALFIIGLNLATIFQLINDFLHNDSIISKCLTIIFLIPLSIALCCLLLWLIISKINFFTNLLSKIFNNNNNNNNKNIINNNNNYSGNTINNQTIQ, from the coding sequence atgaataataataataataataaaaaattaaataaagaaaatttaaatgaaattgaaaattggaATGAAATAGAGTTAACAGATTATAAGAAACAAGGTTTAGATGAAGGTACATCaagtaatatttatttatttgaaagtaATGGTAATGTTGTTAATGGTAGTATTGAAGATTCACcaaagcaacaacaacaacaacaacaacaacaacaacaacaacaacaacaacaacaacaacaacaacaacaacaacaaaatataatatcATCAGATGAGGAAATTGAAGATAAACCATTTCAAGATAGAGATAGTAATATTGGTGATGGTAGTGATATCGATAGTAGTGGTGATTCAATCGATATAGAGAATACTGATTATTCAATATTGGTACCATTCGAAGATGAAGAAAACAACAATGGAAGTAAAagtaaattttcaattaaaaaattaaaatcatttttaggACCTGCATTATTTATATCGGTGGGATATATGGATCCAGGTAATTGGGCAACAGATTTAGAAGGTGGGTCAAGATTTGGGTATCAATTAATGtgggtattattattttcaaatattatggCACTATTTTTACAAACTTTGGTGATAAAATTAGCATTGGTGACAAAGAATGATTTAGCTCAACAATGTAGAAAAGAGTATAGTAAAACCGTGAATATATTCCTATGGTTAATATTAGAGTTGGCAATAATTTCAACAGATTTAGCAGAGGTTATTGGTACAGCAATTGGTTTGAATATTCTATTTGGCTTACCGTTGATTGCAGGCGTTGCTATCACTTCATTGGATACTCTACTGTTTTTAGCCATTCAAAGATGGGGTATTAGGAAATTGGAATTGTTAATTCTATTACTTTTATCAATGATAACAATGTGTTTTGTGATAGAACTTTTCCTTAGCAAACCAATTGCGTCCGAGGTTTTCTCTGGTTTCGTGCCAAGGTTAAATAGTGATAGTGTTATGGTTGCAACTGGCATCGTTGGTGCTACCACTATGCCccataatttgtttttacaTGGTAGTGTGGTGAAATCAAGAAAGATTCCAAACGATCGTAGAAAATCAGTGATCAAACAAGCTTACCGTTATAACGTTATCGATACGGTTTTGGCTTTGAATTGTGCATTCTTTGTTAATATCGCAATATTAATGTTGGCTGCCTCTGTCTTTTGGAAATCAAATATCCAAGTAACCGAATTGTCAGAGGCCTATAGATTATTAACTAAATTAATGGATGGGAAATTAGCCGCAGTTTTATTTGGGTTGGGTTTGTTCTTGGCTGGTCAATCCTCAACTATCACCGGTACAATGGCGGGCCAAATAGTTATGGAAGGTTTCATAAAATTAAGAATTAAACCTTGGTTAAGAAGATTCATAACTCGACTTTTGGCTATAATCCCCGCCGCTATTGTTATCATTGTTTTAGGTGACAAAGGTACCTATACCCTATTAATTATCTCACAAGTGcttttatcaattggtttaCCTTTTGCTGTGGTCCCCTTAATCATTTTCACAAGTTCTTACGAAATAATgggtgaatttaaaaataggttgtcaattattattatcaattcaaTAATTGCTCTATTCATTATTGGTTTAAATTTAGCAactatttttcaattaattaatgatttccttcataatgattcaataatttcaaaatgttTAACAATTATCTTTTTAATCCCTTTATCAATTGCTTTatgttgtttattattatggttaataatttctaaaattaatttctttacaaatttattatcaaaaatttttaataataataataataataataataaaaatattataaataataataataattattctggtaatacaattaataatcaaactatacaataa
- a CDS encoding coiled-coil family protein, with protein MTIIASISKIGNIKSSSSSSIGSGRNSAISFGSNKIACGECGGSSNPMGSLIGNVANTGAGKVSHIPVTVMVDASVAMNPSSMLPSGGSCGCN; from the exons atgacAATAATTG cTTCAATCTCTAAAATTGGTAACATTAaatcatcctcatcatcatcaattggaTCAGGCAGAAATTCAGCAATTTCATTTGGTAGCAATAAAATTGCATGTGGTGAATGTGGTGGTAGTTCAAACCCAATGGGATCCTTAATTGGAAATGTTGCAAACACTGGAGCAGGTAAGGTCTCTCATATTCCAGTTACTGTTATGGTTGATGCATCAGTTGCTATGAATCCATCCTCAATGTTACCAAGTGGTGGCTCATGTGGTTGTaattaa